The window TAGAATGCTTAGCTAAATGTCCTCTCTTCTTCGGGATATCTTCCTTCTCCTCCGGCCTCACCAGTGGGTCAAGAATCTGCTCGTGCTCGCGCCGCCGTTTTTCGGGGGCGTCCTTTTCACCGGCTGGGGCATGGCCTTCATTATGTTTTTCGCGTTCCTCGCCTTCTCGCTCGCCTCTTCGGCGGGCTACATAATAAACGACATGGTAGACCTCGAAGCCGACAGGCTTCACCCGAAGAAAAAACTGAGGCCGATCGCGTCGGGCAAGGTCGGCGCGGCGGAAGCCCTGATCATTGCCCTGGCCGCATTCTCCGGGGCGGCGCTAATTTCCTATAGCCTCGACACCGGGTTCCTCCTGATTATTATCGCCTACACGGCACTCAGCGTTCTTTATTCCTTCTACCTCCAGAGATTCGCGCTTGTAGACTGCTTCGTCATAGCCCTGGGTTTCGTGCTCAGGCTCGAGGCGGGGGGCATGGCGTCGGGGACGGTAGTATCGAACTGGCTTCTGTTGACAACCTTCGTGCTCTCGCTCCTCCTGGCGCTTGGCAAGCGGCGCTACGAGCTCGCGGCAGCTTCCGCCGACCCGGCGGCGCACAGGGAATCGCTTTCGGGATACAGCCTCAATTTTCTGGATCAGGCAATCACTATATTCGCCGCTACGGCCATTGTGACATACGCTATATACGCGCTCAATGCCGGTTCCAGGATCTTCCTGTTTACGGTAGGGTTCGCATGCTACGGGGTACTGAGATACCTGCACCTGGTTCAGAATTCGATAAGCGGCGACCCGACCGAGTCGCTCCTCCGCGATCCACCGCTCCTTCTGTGCGTTCTATTATGGCTCGTTCTCACCGCCGTTATCATTTACCACGACAATCTCCTCGGCCTCTTTCAATAGAGCCGGTGGGAGGCCGCTCTTTATCGCCGTCTTGGCTTCGCCGACCGCCTTTCCGCGCTCCCCTTTTTTGAGGTAGACCTTGGCCAAAACGAGATTTGCGCGCCCGAACGTGTAGTAGTGCTCGAAGACCTTCTTGAGATACATCTCCGCGTCGGCAAGGCTTTCAGGCGAGCCCGTAACGTCCGCCTTTATATAATTTATGAGACCGAGATGGTAATACGTCCTCCCGTAGCCCATGTCGAATTCGAGCGCCCTCCGGAACCATTTCTCGGCCTCTGGATAACGCTCCATCCGGAGATACTCGAGGCCGACGTTGTTCGCCGTCACTGCCTTTCCCCGCGCGCCGTCGTTCATTTCGGGGGAGAGGGCTATCATGTACTCCCTTAAAGCCCCCTCGCTGTCCCCTGCCGCCGAAAGGGCGAGGCCGTAATTGGAATGCGGCAGCGGATGGCCCGGGGATTTTACCGCCGCATCCCCCCAGAGCAAAAGGTCGTCCGCCCACACGGCCTGCCTCTGGTACGTGAAAAAGGCGTACAGGGCTACGAGGATTACAGCGGCTGCTACAGCCGCGGGCCTGTAGCGCCGGTGCTCCGCCGCCCGGAAGACCCAGTAGCCGAGGATGAGACAGAATCCCGCCGAGGGAATGTAGAGATATCTCTCGGCGGCGGGCGTCGAGGCTATTCCGAATATCGAGATTATCGCCGAGGGCCCGAGCGTCAGGAGTATCCAGAAAATACAAAACGCGCTCACGTTCTCCTTTTTGATTACAGAGACGGCGCTCAATAATGCGAGGGCCGCCGTGACGACCACGGCCGAGGCGACGTATACGGCGCCGTGCGGAATGCTCGCGATGAAGGCGTTGAAATCGAAGGGGAATACGAGCTTGTTTATGTACAGCATGTACGCCCCGAGTATTGTCTTTATGTGCTCCAGGTAAACGCCGAGAGCCCCGGCGGCTGCCGTGGCTTCGCCCGCGACGCTCGCGGATATTTCCGGGATGTTCGAGAAGGCCCTTCCCCTGAGATACAGGTAAAGGAGAAGGAGTCCGGCGTACACGGCGTACCGGAGGACATTCGACTTCCGGCCGGGCCTGCGAGCAATGAGGTCGTATCCCAATGCGAGGAACGGGAACGCGGCGGCCACCTCCTTCGACATGAGGGCGAGCGAGAACGAGAGCGCGGCTGCTATCAGAAAGAGAAGGTTTCTGTAAGAGAGAATGTGTGCGATAAAGGCGAGGAAGAAAAAGACGGCGCAGAGGACGTCCGTCCTTCCGGCTATCCACGACACCGACTCCACGTGCATCGGATAAAGCGCGAATAAGAGCGCCGACAAAAATGCCGCCCCTCCGCCTCCTCCCCAAAGCTCCCTCAGCACGAGGAGCGCCGCGAAATAAAAGAGCACCGCGGCAACGGCGTTCGCAAGCAAATTACTCAGGTGAAAGCCGAACGGCGAGACGCCCCAAAGATCGTTGTCGAGCACCATCGAGGCGTAAACGACGGGCCTGTAGTAACGCTCCTTTTTATTCTTCTCGACGCCCGGCACGACGACGCCCGCTATGTTCGAGGGATCGAACGAGACGTTACTCTTCGCTATCACCTCGACGTCGTCCCACACGAAGTCGTGCTTGAGCGAAGGCGAATAGAGCGCGAACGAAACGAGGAATATGAATACGGCTGAGAAGAGGGCGCTGCCCGCCAGTCTCGAAAAAAGCTCCATCTGTGAGCTAATTATATCACCGGCGTGAAAGCGGGTACACGCGGATTGCGAAACCATATGAGGTGCACGTTCGTTTCAGGGAGTCCGAGACAAGTGCCTCACCTGAAAAGGTCGTCCTCGGGGGGCCTTATCATCTCCCGCGCCCCTGTACCGCCCTTTTCGTACTCGTATCCCCTTATTATGACGACGGGGATGGACGACGCTTTCTCCATCACGAGCCCCGCCGCCGAGGCGAGCTCGTCGGCGTCGGCCATGACGGTGGCTATGAGAGGCATCCCCTTCGCATCGAGCCCTCCCCTGAGGTCCCTCATCGCCTTCATGCCGTGGCAGCCTATGGCTATGTCAACGAGCCCGTCGCGCCAGGGTCTGCCCACCGTGTCGGTGATTATGACCGCCGCATCGACGCCGAACGCACGTTTTATATCCTCGGCCAGCTTTCTCGCCGACTCGTCGGAATCCAGAGGCAGGAGCGTCACGCGGTCTCCGCCCGAGACGTTCGACGCATCGACGCCGGCGTTGGCGGATATGATCCCGCCCCTCGTCTCCACTATGAGCCTTCCCTTGTCGGGCTTTCTCTGGTCCATCCTTATGACCTTCGTCGTCTCCGAGAATATCACCTCGACGAGACGCGGGTCCTTGCCGAGGGTCCTGGCGACAGATTCGGCGAAGGGCGAGGGCTCGACCTCTTCAAGGTCTACTATACGCCCTTCGGCCTTGGACACTATCTTTTGTGCGAAGACCACTATGTCGCCCTCCTCTATTGAGATCCCCGCCTCGCCGACCGCGGCGGCGAGGATTCGTACTAGATCGTCCCCGGGCTTTATCTCGGGTATTCCCGGAACCGGAATTATCGAAAGTTGTTTTGGAAAGCTCGGCATATAAACATCCGCCCCAAACCGGATCTCGCTACCGGGAAGATAATAGTCGAGCGCCCGTTTTATTCAAGACCGCCGTACGTTTTTTCATACGGATGCGCAACTTCACCGCGCGGCCGTCATCATACGTTATGAAAAACATTAAAAAATAGTGCTCCGAATCCGCAAAATAAGTTAGTATTTAAAAACAAACCACTTACAGGGGGGTTATATCATGAAGGATTTGACTTTAAGGAAATCTTTTTTGTTCCCGGTATTGGCGCTCGTTCTGTCGTTCGGGCTTTTTGTCCTGCCTGCCGTATCGCAGGATTCCCCGCTGGACTCCGCTAAAGACGCCGTGGACAGCGCGGTAGACAACGCAGTACAGGGCACCAAGGAAGCGGCGGACGATGCGGGGAAGACCGTGGAAGACGCCGGGAAGGCCGTTGACCAGGAGGCCGCCAGGAAGAAGGAAGAGATGATGGCGAAGTGGCAGGAATACGCCACCCCGGGCGAGAACCACAAGCCTCTCGACCAGCTCGTCGGCGACTGGGACTATACTGTAAAATTCTGGGAGACCCCGGAATCCGAGCCTTCGGAATCTACCGGCACGAGCAAAATCGAATGGATACTCGGCGGAAGGTACATTCAGCAGACCACCAAGGGCATGGCCATGGGACAGGAGTTCGAGGGCCTCGGGCTCATGGGCTACGACAACGCCAACGAAGAATACGTGAGCGTTTGGGTGGACAACATGGGCACCGGGCTAATGACCGGTACGGGCACTTACGATGCCGCAACCAAGACCTTCGAGGACAAGGGTACGTTCTCGTGTCCGATGGAAGACGAGAAGGATAAGCCCTACCGCACGGTGACGACCGTCAACGGCCCCGACCAGTTCACGTTCGAAATGTTCGCCGCGGGACCGGACGGCAAGGAAGCCCGCATGATGGAAATCGTCTACAATAGAAAGAAATAAGCGCTCACCGGCCCTGCTTGTTCTGCGTCTTGTGCCAGCGGAAGGGCGCGACGAGCTGGCCTATGAAGGCTTTCGGCATATGTTCTTTTATCCCGAGGGGCCCCACGTGGCGGTCCCTCGGAAAATAAAAGGTCCCGAATATCATATCGAAGAGAAGAAGATTCTCACCGTAGTTATTGTTCCCCTCCTCCACCTTTTTCGAGTGGTGCCACCTGTGTACGTTCGGGGTGTTGAATATGTAGTTCAGAACCCCGCAGTGCATGTCGATGTTACAGTGTGTGAGAAGCCCTATGAACGCCGTTATGGAGCTGAAGTATATGAATACGTCGCCGGGCACGCCGAGCAGGAAGAGAAGCGGGATACTGAACAAGAGGCTGTTGAACGTATCGACGAAATGGAACCTCCCTGTGTTGAAGAACCAGAGCTTCTCGACGCTGTGATGAATGGAATGGAAGCGCCAGAGGAAAGACCACGTATGCTCCAGCCTGTGCGCCCAGTAAAGCCCGAACTCGCTTATAACCATCGCCAGAATCACCTGTGCCGCGAGAGGAAGCCCCGAGGGCCAGAACGAGCTCGGCCCCCTGTCGCCCATAGTATGTATGATGCCGCTTATCAGGAGTAAAAAGAGCGCCAGCTGTATAAGCCCCTTGGTAAGAACGGTATGCGCGAAGTCGGGGAATTCCTGCCCGTCGGACTTCACCCATTCTTCCCTGTAAGGCATCAGCCTTTCGAGAACGAACAGCGTGGCGGCGAGGCCGAGATAAGCTATGTTAAAATAAAGCGTCGGCCTGTCATTGCCGATGCCTTTGTACACGAGGAAAATCGGCACCCCGAGCAGTATAGGCCACAGAGTGTAGGCGAGTATTTGCCTGGCGAGATTCTTCATTTCAGATCCCTGGTTAAAGTGGTTTTCAAGCAATCCGAGGCCGACATGAAGCGGCCGGTCAGAAACTTCCCATATTTTAACCAACCGTCTAAATATATACCATAGCCGTGTTAAGGAATTTTGAAGCGGTGCTCGGGATCGATATGCACACGGTCGAGCCCTTACAGATTGCCCCGGAAACAAACGCCGTATGCCGGGGTCAAAAGAGTTATTTCCACTTTATATTGCAGCCTATGCTCGGCGTCTGCTCTCCGGGCACGGGCTCGTCCCGAAGGATGCTGTCGAGGGCCTTTCTCAAATCCGCTCCGGTCACAGGCCTCCCGTTCCCGGGCCTCGAATCGTCGAACTGGCCCCTGTATACGCACCCGAGCCCCGCGTCGAAAACGAAGAAGTCCGGAGTGCACTCGGCGCCGTACGCCCTTGCCGTCTCCTGCGTCTCGTCGTAGAGGTACGGGAAGGGATACCCGAGCCTTTCGGCCACCGCCTTCATATTCTCGGGGGAATCGTCGGGATACTTCTCTACGTCGTTCGAGTTTATGGCGACGAAGGAAATCCCATTCGGTATATAGTCGTTCGCGAGGGCGACGAGCTCTTTCTGAACGTGCTTAACGTAAGGGCAGTGATTGCAGATGAACATCACCACCGTCGCCTTGTCCGACTTTAGCTCGTCGAGGCCGAGCTCGCCCCCGCTCACGGGGGACGGCAGCCTGAAATCGGGTGCTTTAGTACCGAGCGGCATCATGCTCGAAGGGGTAAGCGCCATTAAACTCTCCTGTTTATACGTTTATTATTGCCGATGAAATTATATGTTACATGGATATCCGGATAATCCCACCCCGGGTGCTGTATGAACGGAATCCTTTTCATCCGGCGCGCCGCGGTATCCCGCCTATTCGAAACGGCAGCCTCGGGCTGCCGAACGAAGCTTAACTTTTTCCCGGCAACGCCGAATGGTCTTTACGTACCTGGCACCTTATCCGTTCGGTTCCCGTCTTCG is drawn from Thermodesulfobacteriota bacterium and contains these coding sequences:
- a CDS encoding decaprenyl-phosphate phosphoribosyltransferase: MSSLLRDIFLLLRPHQWVKNLLVLAPPFFGGVLFTGWGMAFIMFFAFLAFSLASSAGYIINDMVDLEADRLHPKKKLRPIASGKVGAAEALIIALAAFSGAALISYSLDTGFLLIIIAYTALSVLYSFYLQRFALVDCFVIALGFVLRLEAGGMASGTVVSNWLLLTTFVLSLLLALGKRRYELAAASADPAAHRESLSGYSLNFLDQAITIFAATAIVTYAIYALNAGSRIFLFTVGFACYGVLRYLHLVQNSISGDPTESLLRDPPLLLCVLLWLVLTAVIIYHDNLLGLFQ
- the cofE gene encoding coenzyme F420-0:L-glutamate ligase, whose amino-acid sequence is MPSFPKQLSIIPVPGIPEIKPGDDLVRILAAAVGEAGISIEEGDIVVFAQKIVSKAEGRIVDLEEVEPSPFAESVARTLGKDPRLVEVIFSETTKVIRMDQRKPDKGRLIVETRGGIISANAGVDASNVSGGDRVTLLPLDSDESARKLAEDIKRAFGVDAAVIITDTVGRPWRDGLVDIAIGCHGMKAMRDLRGGLDAKGMPLIATVMADADELASAAGLVMEKASSIPVVIIRGYEYEKGGTGAREMIRPPEDDLFR
- a CDS encoding DUF1579 domain-containing protein, translating into MKDLTLRKSFLFPVLALVLSFGLFVLPAVSQDSPLDSAKDAVDSAVDNAVQGTKEAADDAGKTVEDAGKAVDQEAARKKEEMMAKWQEYATPGENHKPLDQLVGDWDYTVKFWETPESEPSESTGTSKIEWILGGRYIQQTTKGMAMGQEFEGLGLMGYDNANEEYVSVWVDNMGTGLMTGTGTYDAATKTFEDKGTFSCPMEDEKDKPYRTVTTVNGPDQFTFEMFAAGPDGKEARMMEIVYNRKK
- a CDS encoding sterol desaturase family protein codes for the protein MKNLARQILAYTLWPILLGVPIFLVYKGIGNDRPTLYFNIAYLGLAATLFVLERLMPYREEWVKSDGQEFPDFAHTVLTKGLIQLALFLLLISGIIHTMGDRGPSSFWPSGLPLAAQVILAMVISEFGLYWAHRLEHTWSFLWRFHSIHHSVEKLWFFNTGRFHFVDTFNSLLFSIPLLFLLGVPGDVFIYFSSITAFIGLLTHCNIDMHCGVLNYIFNTPNVHRWHHSKKVEEGNNNYGENLLLFDMIFGTFYFPRDRHVGPLGIKEHMPKAFIGQLVAPFRWHKTQNKQGR
- a CDS encoding thioredoxin family protein, translating into MALTPSSMMPLGTKAPDFRLPSPVSGGELGLDELKSDKATVVMFICNHCPYVKHVQKELVALANDYIPNGISFVAINSNDVEKYPDDSPENMKAVAERLGYPFPYLYDETQETARAYGAECTPDFFVFDAGLGCVYRGQFDDSRPGNGRPVTGADLRKALDSILRDEPVPGEQTPSIGCNIKWK